Proteins encoded within one genomic window of Granulicella pectinivorans:
- a CDS encoding BrnA antitoxin family protein, with translation MKADTSKEPKMVVYRRNPGDPLTERQKANIAELLANPNRVIDTSDIPELSEEAWKTAVRGKFYRPVKKAVSLRLDADVIAWLKRDGEGYQTRANRMLRELMLKDMKSA, from the coding sequence ATGAAGGCAGACACTTCTAAAGAACCGAAGATGGTGGTGTATCGGCGGAATCCAGGCGACCCGCTGACGGAGCGGCAGAAGGCCAATATCGCGGAGTTGCTGGCGAATCCGAATCGGGTGATCGACACGTCGGATATTCCGGAGTTGTCCGAGGAGGCCTGGAAGACCGCGGTGCGCGGGAAGTTCTACCGGCCGGTGAAGAAGGCGGTGAGTCTGCGTCTGGATGCGGATGTGATCGCATGGCTGAAGAGAGATGGCGAGGGATATCAGACGCGGGCAAACCGGATGCTGCGGGAGTTGATGTTGAAGGATATGAAGTCGGCTTAA
- a CDS encoding LPS-assembly protein LptD has translation MLFAANRADIHAQQVTNEVLPDAPASTSQYPLARAVPAPDQPSDVIIAADTQSTQGGHFVLDGNVVITYGNRTVEADHVEYDKATGDLVATGHLIASGGLNSERIQASHGTLNTKTQTGRFYDVTGTVGIKTPASPGKRAIYANGNPFIFTGRMVVKTGPQNYDLYDGTVTSCLLPKPDWLLSAAHFQIDDKQARASNSTFRLLNIPLLYFPYVTHSVDAEARQSGFLIPVFGDTSTKGIIIGEQIYMVINRSMDLTVGTDYFSMRGWYQMATFRYRGPGDTFLKVHYTGLVDRRKGNANQGGEDLVVAGRHYLDANTRMVADLEYLSSFIYRAAFTENFNQAVSTDIVSKAFLTHNQNGYEASLYNDRYQGIKRIAITDALGNIVTPAQQIRIFRVPSLEFSSVDHMLGHSGFVWDVDASASGLKRVQPNFTTSGVIERYDFRPELAYPLHGGGWNLRPMVAVRETFYSRSRVTPLGPVPAESVTGLNRADFEAQVDGRMPVIERTFTSGWLRNLFRTDFKHTVEPAFTFRYVSGIDNFNGILRFDDHDIAANTNELQYGVTQRLYLKPRHPSACTTDATESDALIENPLLDTLPGGITDGTGDGLQPKHQCGVQEWITWRVTQKHYFDKSFGGAVQVGRRNLFDSTLDLSGIAFLTEAREISPLVSRLRVRASEKVDVEWDFDLDTGAKKFTANNFFVDVHEGRIFSGLSYARLNAPGRAYNEGIPSATSDFSQMRVLLGYGMPTKEGLSVAANAGLDLKVSSLQYAALQTSYNWNCCGISVEYRKYELGSVRNENAYRFNFTLANVGTAGNLRRAERLF, from the coding sequence ATGCTGTTCGCAGCAAACCGTGCGGATATCCACGCGCAACAGGTGACGAATGAGGTTCTGCCGGACGCACCGGCATCGACCTCGCAGTATCCCCTCGCCCGTGCCGTCCCCGCGCCCGACCAGCCATCCGACGTCATCATCGCCGCCGACACCCAATCCACCCAGGGCGGACACTTCGTCCTCGACGGCAACGTCGTCATCACCTACGGCAACCGCACCGTAGAGGCCGACCACGTCGAATACGACAAGGCCACCGGCGATCTCGTCGCCACCGGCCACCTTATCGCCTCCGGTGGCCTCAACAGCGAGCGCATCCAGGCCTCCCACGGAACCCTCAACACCAAGACCCAGACCGGCCGCTTCTACGACGTGACCGGCACCGTCGGCATCAAGACCCCCGCCTCCCCGGGCAAACGCGCCATCTACGCCAACGGCAACCCCTTTATCTTCACCGGCCGCATGGTCGTCAAGACCGGCCCCCAGAACTACGATCTCTACGACGGCACCGTCACCTCCTGCCTCCTGCCCAAACCCGACTGGCTCCTCTCCGCCGCTCACTTCCAGATCGACGACAAGCAGGCCCGAGCCAGCAACAGCACCTTCCGCCTCCTCAACATCCCCCTCCTCTACTTCCCCTACGTCACCCACTCCGTCGACGCCGAAGCGCGCCAGTCCGGCTTCCTCATCCCCGTCTTCGGAGACACCTCCACCAAGGGCATCATCATCGGCGAGCAGATCTACATGGTCATCAATCGATCCATGGACCTCACCGTCGGCACCGACTACTTCTCCATGCGCGGCTGGTACCAGATGGCCACCTTCCGTTACCGCGGCCCCGGCGACACCTTCCTCAAGGTTCACTACACCGGCCTGGTCGATCGCCGCAAAGGCAACGCAAACCAGGGTGGAGAAGACCTGGTCGTCGCCGGACGCCATTATCTCGACGCCAACACCCGCATGGTCGCCGACCTCGAATACCTCTCCTCCTTCATCTACCGCGCCGCCTTCACCGAGAACTTCAACCAGGCCGTCTCCACCGACATCGTCTCCAAGGCCTTCCTCACTCACAATCAGAACGGCTACGAGGCCTCCCTCTACAACGATCGCTACCAGGGCATCAAGCGCATCGCCATCACCGACGCCCTCGGTAACATCGTCACACCCGCCCAGCAGATCCGCATCTTCCGCGTCCCCTCCCTTGAGTTCTCCTCCGTCGATCACATGCTCGGACACAGCGGCTTCGTCTGGGATGTTGATGCCTCCGCCTCGGGCCTCAAGCGCGTTCAACCCAACTTCACCACCTCCGGAGTCATCGAGCGTTACGACTTCCGCCCCGAGCTCGCCTACCCCCTCCACGGCGGCGGCTGGAACCTCCGTCCCATGGTCGCCGTCCGCGAGACCTTCTACAGCCGCTCCCGCGTCACCCCCCTCGGCCCCGTCCCCGCCGAAAGCGTCACCGGCCTCAACCGCGCCGACTTCGAAGCCCAGGTCGATGGACGCATGCCCGTCATCGAGCGCACCTTCACCTCCGGATGGCTGCGCAACCTCTTCCGCACCGACTTCAAACACACCGTCGAACCCGCCTTCACCTTTCGCTACGTCTCCGGCATCGACAACTTCAACGGCATCCTCCGTTTCGACGACCACGACATCGCCGCGAACACCAACGAACTGCAGTACGGCGTCACCCAGCGCCTCTACCTCAAGCCGCGCCACCCCAGCGCCTGCACCACCGACGCCACCGAATCCGACGCCCTCATCGAGAATCCCCTCCTCGACACCCTCCCCGGCGGCATCACCGACGGCACCGGCGACGGCCTGCAGCCCAAACACCAGTGCGGCGTCCAGGAGTGGATCACCTGGCGCGTCACCCAGAAACACTACTTCGACAAGAGCTTCGGCGGGGCCGTCCAGGTAGGTCGCCGCAACCTCTTCGACTCCACCCTCGACCTCTCCGGCATCGCCTTCCTCACCGAGGCCCGCGAGATCTCCCCGCTCGTCTCCCGCCTCCGCGTTCGCGCCTCCGAAAAGGTCGACGTCGAGTGGGACTTCGACCTCGATACCGGTGCCAAGAAGTTCACCGCCAACAACTTCTTCGTTGACGTCCACGAGGGCCGCATCTTCTCCGGCCTCAGCTACGCGCGCCTCAACGCACCTGGACGCGCCTACAACGAGGGCATCCCATCCGCCACCTCCGACTTCAGCCAGATGCGCGTTCTCCTCGGCTACGGCATGCCCACCAAAGAGGGCCTCTCCGTGGCCGCCAACGCGGGCCTCGACCTCAAAGTCAGCTCCCTCCAGTACGCAGCCCTCCAGACCTCCTACAACTGGAACTGCTGCGGCATCTCGGTCGAGTACCGCAAGTACGAGCTCGGTTCGGTCCGCAACGAAAACGCCTACCGCTTCAACTTCACGCTGGCCAACGTAGGAACCGCCGGCAATCTCCGTCGCGCCGAACGGCTCTTCTAG
- a CDS encoding BrnT family toxin — translation MRFEWDEAKDRSNYRKHGVDFGTAALVFDDPHCLMVQDREVDGEARWQATGWVEGLFLVIVAHTLHNDEGEEIIRIISAREVTTHERRQYEGRHF, via the coding sequence GTGCGCTTTGAATGGGATGAGGCGAAGGATCGCAGCAACTATCGGAAGCATGGCGTGGACTTTGGAACCGCGGCCCTCGTCTTCGACGATCCACACTGCCTGATGGTGCAGGATCGCGAGGTGGATGGGGAGGCGCGGTGGCAAGCGACCGGATGGGTCGAAGGACTCTTCCTCGTGATCGTCGCGCACACGCTCCACAATGACGAAGGCGAGGAGATCATTCGAATTATTTCAGCGCGGGAGGTGACTACCCATGAGAGGAGACAGTATGAAGGCAGACACTTCTAA
- a CDS encoding RDD family protein, with translation MSAAQLDMSEQDETFGSPLKQQVAERLASHRSRRMRMSGDAAANGHRVESDAEGAQTSRAAQIAAAVAARYAESESYRVYLAAEAEKAMAAAAVAARSAQAIAQAQRELLDELDAQQEARSAAPVPVHAPSQVQAGGFKVRLYEDVGRPNVVPRSGSTAEDIEESRALDEELEFRLSPDAEHYAPAQPIPGNLLEFPRQLVAARKARPRYAEGPLAADAALEQEGAQLRIFEVNATQITAAPVEESAAPEWSSIYLEAPEVSVAPVVEEAPFSAAIRPQTAPMSQRAMAALVDGALIAAGFVAFATVVVYRMTVMPAPLLAAGAAAIALAALFLIYRMLFFTFADCTPGMRYARIGLCTFADDNPTRAAMRRRTFAILLAACPLGLGFLWACLDEDRLGWHDRISRMYPRAY, from the coding sequence ATGAGCGCCGCACAACTGGACATGTCGGAGCAGGATGAGACGTTTGGCAGCCCGCTGAAGCAGCAGGTGGCCGAACGGCTGGCGTCGCACCGTTCGCGAAGGATGCGGATGTCGGGTGATGCTGCGGCGAATGGACATCGTGTAGAGAGTGACGCGGAAGGAGCGCAGACGTCACGCGCGGCACAGATTGCCGCTGCGGTGGCGGCGCGCTACGCCGAGAGCGAGAGCTATCGCGTGTACCTGGCAGCCGAGGCGGAGAAGGCCATGGCGGCGGCCGCGGTGGCGGCACGGAGCGCTCAGGCGATTGCGCAGGCCCAGCGGGAGCTGCTGGATGAGCTGGATGCGCAGCAGGAGGCGAGGAGCGCGGCTCCGGTTCCCGTCCATGCTCCGTCCCAAGTGCAGGCGGGTGGGTTCAAGGTTCGGTTGTATGAGGATGTGGGGCGTCCGAATGTTGTGCCGCGGTCGGGTTCGACGGCGGAGGATATCGAGGAGAGCAGAGCGCTGGATGAGGAGCTGGAGTTCCGGCTGTCGCCGGATGCGGAGCATTATGCTCCGGCTCAGCCGATTCCGGGGAATCTGCTGGAGTTTCCGCGGCAGCTTGTGGCTGCGCGGAAGGCTCGTCCGCGCTATGCCGAGGGCCCGCTGGCGGCCGATGCCGCATTGGAGCAGGAGGGGGCGCAGCTTCGGATCTTCGAGGTGAATGCGACGCAGATTACGGCGGCACCGGTGGAGGAGTCGGCGGCTCCGGAGTGGTCGTCGATTTATCTGGAGGCCCCGGAGGTTTCGGTGGCGCCGGTTGTGGAAGAGGCTCCGTTTTCGGCGGCGATCCGTCCGCAGACGGCTCCGATGTCGCAGCGGGCGATGGCGGCTTTGGTCGATGGAGCACTGATTGCGGCTGGTTTTGTGGCGTTTGCGACGGTGGTGGTTTACCGGATGACGGTGATGCCTGCTCCGCTGCTGGCTGCGGGGGCAGCGGCGATTGCGCTGGCGGCTCTGTTTCTGATCTACCGGATGCTGTTCTTTACCTTTGCCGACTGCACGCCGGGTATGCGCTATGCGCGGATTGGGCTATGCACGTTTGCGGATGACAATCCCACGCGGGCGGCCATGCGGCGCCGGACGTTTGCGATTCTGCTGGCGGCGTGCCCGCTTGGGCTTGGTTTTTTGTGGGCGTGCCTGGATGAGGACCGGCTGGGGTGGCACGACCGGATCTCACGGATGTATCCGCGGGCATACTAA
- a CDS encoding DUF5715 family protein yields MPLRDLPTTKMPNGPLHTLAVIAALSLLPASVAAKRLPQHVDQSHWVRAKHRVIEPVPVKSRHARPEPKPHDTLAKSKITKAHNRREAVERVKLDKHRRKSESRVEIAEKKKVIELPKAEPKRPDAPVIAVAEPLKLSAPVSVVSVVRENTEHPKLDPVGEVASTPQILPQLYDSGGRLNVLPAMRGSHDILVRQNVMADLDGLSRIQDDEDLARMREKRMLVQIPSNEGLRIDERLPDNRRYTRPWAAQFLLTLARAHYAQFHSPLQVNSAVRTVSFQLRLIRTNGNAAPAEGEDASPHLTGQAIDIAKKGLSQAEVAWMRLYLTPLQQDGKLDVEEEFQQACFHISVYRRYAPVSPGTTKIAVTHRSAVPASIAVDDEE; encoded by the coding sequence GTGCCTTTACGCGACCTCCCCACAACCAAGATGCCGAACGGCCCCCTGCACACCCTCGCGGTCATCGCCGCGTTGTCTTTACTCCCCGCATCTGTTGCAGCCAAACGACTTCCGCAGCATGTCGATCAATCCCACTGGGTCCGTGCCAAGCACCGCGTAATCGAACCGGTGCCGGTCAAGTCGCGCCACGCCAGGCCCGAACCAAAACCCCACGACACGCTGGCTAAATCCAAGATTACAAAGGCCCACAACCGACGCGAAGCCGTCGAGCGGGTGAAGCTAGACAAGCATCGCCGCAAATCCGAGTCGCGGGTGGAAATCGCTGAAAAGAAAAAGGTTATTGAGCTTCCGAAGGCTGAGCCCAAAAGGCCCGACGCCCCGGTCATTGCCGTCGCCGAGCCGCTCAAGCTGTCAGCGCCCGTTTCGGTGGTGAGCGTGGTGCGTGAAAACACCGAACACCCCAAGCTCGACCCGGTAGGAGAGGTCGCTTCGACACCGCAGATTCTGCCGCAACTCTATGATTCTGGAGGACGTTTGAATGTCCTGCCGGCGATGCGCGGGTCGCATGACATCCTCGTACGGCAGAATGTGATGGCCGACCTCGATGGCCTCTCGCGCATCCAGGACGACGAAGATCTGGCACGCATGCGGGAGAAGCGTATGCTCGTGCAAATCCCTTCCAATGAGGGACTTAGGATCGATGAGCGCCTTCCGGACAACCGCCGCTATACGCGTCCGTGGGCGGCGCAGTTTCTTTTGACGTTGGCGAGGGCGCATTATGCGCAGTTTCATTCGCCTTTGCAGGTGAATTCGGCGGTGCGTACGGTTTCGTTTCAGCTTCGGTTGATTCGGACCAATGGGAATGCGGCTCCGGCGGAGGGCGAAGATGCCTCGCCGCACCTCACGGGGCAGGCGATCGACATTGCCAAGAAGGGCCTTTCCCAAGCGGAGGTCGCGTGGATGCGTCTCTATCTCACGCCTTTGCAACAAGATGGGAAGCTGGACGTGGAAGAGGAGTTTCAGCAGGCCTGCTTTCACATCAGCGTGTACAGGCGGTATGCGCCGGTCAGCCCGGGCACGACGAAGATCGCTGTGACCCACCGTAGCGCCGTTCCTGCGTCGATTGCGGTCGATGATGAGGAGTAA
- a CDS encoding DsbA family protein, with protein MVNALNPIRAVLLALSLTAVSCHAQLPPAGTPLSPETARRVEVLIRSKSNIPPDYVISISGRVKSEFPGYDQITVVFTANGQSSRPAQFLISTDNKTLAQMSSYDISKDPKTLVSAAGRPARGGPKDAPVTIVLFDDLECPFCAKMHAQMFPALTDRYKDQVRIVYRDFPLDQHPWALRAAIDANCLADESPNGYWSMVDYIHSHASEFGGADHSLAKANEALDNLALAQAKTDKVKIEPVSACIAKQDATAITASRKEAEALGVEATPALFINGQRVEGALPIEYIYRVVDNALIAEGKTPPPAVPIPPLPRQPAPGN; from the coding sequence GTGGTGAATGCTCTGAACCCTATCCGCGCCGTACTTCTTGCCCTCTCGCTGACCGCCGTAAGCTGCCATGCGCAGCTTCCCCCTGCGGGAACACCGCTCTCGCCTGAGACAGCCCGCCGCGTGGAAGTCCTCATCCGGTCCAAGTCCAACATCCCCCCGGACTACGTCATCAGCATCTCCGGACGTGTCAAGAGCGAGTTCCCCGGATACGACCAGATCACCGTCGTCTTCACCGCCAACGGACAGAGCAGCCGCCCCGCACAGTTCCTCATCTCCACGGACAACAAGACCCTCGCCCAAATGTCCTCCTACGACATCAGCAAGGATCCCAAAACGCTCGTCTCCGCGGCCGGACGCCCAGCCCGCGGCGGTCCCAAGGACGCTCCCGTCACCATCGTTCTCTTCGACGATCTCGAATGCCCCTTCTGCGCCAAAATGCACGCGCAAATGTTCCCCGCACTCACCGATCGCTATAAGGATCAGGTCCGCATCGTCTATCGCGACTTCCCTCTCGACCAGCACCCCTGGGCCCTTCGCGCCGCCATCGACGCCAACTGCCTCGCCGACGAAAGCCCCAACGGCTACTGGTCCATGGTCGACTACATCCACTCCCACGCCAGCGAGTTCGGCGGTGCCGACCACTCCCTCGCCAAGGCCAACGAGGCCCTCGACAACCTCGCCCTCGCCCAGGCCAAGACCGATAAGGTGAAGATCGAGCCCGTCAGCGCCTGCATCGCCAAACAGGACGCAACCGCCATCACCGCCTCCCGCAAAGAAGCCGAGGCGCTCGGTGTCGAGGCCACCCCCGCACTCTTCATCAACGGCCAGCGCGTCGAAGGCGCCCTGCCCATCGAATACATCTACCGCGTCGTCGACAACGCCCTGATCGCGGAGGGAAAGACCCCTCCCCCGGCAGTTCCCATCCCTCCCCTTCCCCGGCAGCCCGCACCCGGAAACTAA
- a CDS encoding SurA N-terminal domain-containing protein, whose product MHSLPVRTNLTPYQWALSLAIVPTLLLAGCKTPHNADVVATVNGHAIMRADLDKAYTAALGDSAQAAAPPSGEAAESLRLNALRELIDEEIVQQRAAKMNLTSTNEEVDAKLAEMKTPFTEEQFAQRLHDNKQTLDDLKHSIRRNLTIEKLLNKEINSKVTVTDADVTAYYNAHKAEFNLTETQYHLAQVQVTSQPAAQAGNLQGSKATNDEEARKKIQALKARLDSGEDFGTIAMNFSERPETASSGGDMGFVAESAMRVDPTTYAAITKLKAGEITGIIQGPIDPNTHKPAGYTIYKLVSREPAGQRELNDPRVQQAIRQQLHDGRAQLLKAAYFEMLRDQSKVENFFAEQIFKNDAH is encoded by the coding sequence ATGCACTCTCTCCCAGTTCGAACCAATCTCACTCCATATCAGTGGGCTCTATCGCTCGCCATCGTTCCCACGCTCCTGCTCGCCGGCTGCAAGACGCCGCACAACGCGGACGTCGTCGCGACCGTAAACGGCCACGCCATCATGCGCGCTGACCTCGACAAGGCGTACACCGCCGCGCTCGGAGACTCAGCCCAGGCCGCCGCACCGCCCTCCGGCGAAGCCGCCGAGTCCCTGCGCCTGAACGCCCTCCGCGAGCTCATCGACGAAGAAATCGTCCAGCAGCGCGCCGCGAAGATGAACCTCACCTCGACCAACGAAGAGGTCGACGCCAAGCTCGCCGAGATGAAGACTCCCTTCACCGAGGAGCAGTTCGCCCAGCGTCTGCACGACAACAAGCAGACCCTCGACGATCTCAAGCACTCCATCCGCCGCAACCTCACCATCGAGAAGCTCCTCAACAAGGAGATCAACTCCAAGGTGACCGTGACCGACGCCGACGTCACCGCCTACTACAACGCGCACAAGGCCGAGTTCAACCTCACCGAGACCCAGTACCACCTGGCTCAGGTTCAGGTCACCAGCCAGCCAGCCGCCCAGGCCGGTAACCTTCAGGGCTCCAAAGCCACCAACGACGAGGAAGCGCGCAAGAAGATTCAGGCCCTCAAAGCCCGCCTCGACTCCGGCGAAGACTTTGGCACCATCGCCATGAACTTCTCCGAGCGTCCTGAGACCGCCTCCAGCGGAGGCGACATGGGCTTCGTCGCCGAGTCCGCCATGCGCGTCGACCCAACCACCTACGCCGCCATCACCAAGCTCAAGGCGGGCGAGATCACCGGCATCATCCAGGGCCCCATCGACCCCAACACCCACAAGCCCGCCGGCTACACCATCTACAAACTCGTCTCCCGCGAACCCGCCGGCCAGCGTGAATTGAACGACCCTCGTGTCCAACAGGCCATCCGCCAGCAGCTCCACGACGGCCGCGCTCAACTCCTGAAGGCCGCCTACTTCGAGATGCTCCGCGACCAGTCCAAGGTCGAAAACTTCTTCGCCGAGCAGATCTTCAAAAACGACGCTCACTAA
- a CDS encoding DNA cytosine methyltransferase produces MRHVWSFFSGAMGLDLGLEKAGLAPSVCVELDGFCCETIRRNRPDVALIQKDIASLSGASLRELTGVTGDVFLMAGGPPCQSFSSGGKRQSLTDARGNLVMEYLRLIEEIRPKFFILENVANLITSALRHRAIQDRPGQHWNLKQYGDIRKAGKASLLDEDELSGTVIRAILARVNELGYGVTFGILDSRDFGAPQRRLRFVLLGSRDGKQLALPTPTHGEGKIPFNTLQDSISDLEHNPGPHSEYTPKIKYFFNLIHPGGNWRSLPKEHQRSAMGDSFASGGGKTGFFRRLDWANQSPTIPGRANRKATGLCHPTQLRPLSVRECARLQGFPDDWWFDGPMNQQYQQIGNAVPVAMGEAIGLAVAQRKTLREPLGFDVLLEAAAKRLRNSARNHKAGAKKVMASEELLFV; encoded by the coding sequence ATGCGGCATGTTTGGTCATTTTTCTCAGGCGCAATGGGGTTGGATCTAGGGCTGGAGAAAGCAGGCCTAGCGCCGAGTGTGTGCGTTGAGTTGGATGGCTTTTGTTGCGAGACAATCAGGCGGAACAGGCCGGATGTAGCGCTCATTCAGAAAGATATTGCATCTCTATCAGGAGCCTCGCTCCGCGAATTGACCGGAGTTACCGGCGACGTTTTCCTTATGGCAGGAGGTCCTCCATGCCAAAGCTTTTCATCCGGAGGAAAACGGCAGTCATTGACCGACGCTCGTGGCAATCTGGTGATGGAATATCTTCGCCTAATAGAAGAGATTAGACCCAAATTTTTCATTCTTGAGAATGTGGCAAATCTCATTACCTCCGCATTGCGACACAGAGCCATCCAGGATCGTCCCGGACAACACTGGAATCTGAAACAATATGGAGACATAAGAAAAGCTGGGAAGGCTAGCCTTCTTGACGAAGATGAATTATCTGGGACTGTTATACGAGCTATTTTAGCCCGAGTTAATGAACTTGGATATGGCGTCACCTTCGGCATACTCGATTCTCGTGACTTTGGCGCTCCCCAACGACGCTTGAGATTTGTTCTGCTCGGCAGTAGAGACGGAAAGCAACTCGCATTGCCTACACCAACACACGGCGAAGGCAAAATACCCTTCAATACGCTTCAAGATTCGATATCAGACCTCGAACACAATCCCGGGCCACATTCTGAATACACCCCTAAGATCAAGTATTTTTTCAATTTGATCCATCCGGGGGGTAATTGGAGATCTCTACCGAAGGAACATCAGCGCTCCGCTATGGGTGATTCTTTCGCATCTGGTGGAGGAAAGACAGGGTTCTTTAGACGTCTAGATTGGGCTAATCAAAGCCCAACAATACCTGGCCGGGCGAACCGGAAAGCCACAGGGCTTTGTCATCCCACCCAACTAAGGCCACTATCTGTAAGAGAATGCGCGCGACTTCAGGGCTTCCCTGATGATTGGTGGTTTGATGGTCCGATGAATCAGCAATACCAGCAAATTGGAAATGCTGTCCCAGTAGCAATGGGAGAAGCGATTGGTTTGGCTGTCGCTCAGCGGAAAACATTACGCGAACCGCTCGGCTTTGACGTCCTTCTTGAAGCTGCCGCTAAGCGTTTGCGTAACTCCGCCCGGAACCACAAAGCGGGTGCAAAGAAAGTGATGGCGTCAGAAGAACTTCTATTTGTATAG
- a CDS encoding c-type cytochrome domain-containing protein, translating to MGLGVVGMSLVGLGFAGPGPDYTTKVKPILESNCYRCHGGMNHRGKLSIQTRAGMLKGGTDGPVIVPGDPAKSLLVKLIRHEGPKDDPMPMPPKSKLSDADIQTITEWIRAGAIMPDEPTPK from the coding sequence ATGGGTTTAGGTGTTGTGGGTATGTCGTTGGTGGGATTGGGGTTTGCTGGGCCGGGGCCGGACTACACCACAAAGGTCAAGCCGATTCTCGAGAGCAATTGCTATCGCTGCCATGGGGGGATGAACCATCGGGGGAAGCTCTCGATCCAGACTCGGGCGGGGATGCTGAAGGGTGGGACGGACGGACCGGTGATCGTTCCGGGGGACCCGGCTAAGTCGTTGCTGGTCAAGCTGATCCGGCACGAAGGACCAAAGGACGATCCCATGCCGATGCCTCCCAAGTCGAAGCTTTCGGATGCCGATATTCAGACGATTACGGAGTGGATCCGGGCGGGCGCGATCATGCCGGACGAGCCGACTCCCAAGTAG
- a CDS encoding DUF3606 domain-containing protein, translated as MSDEIIASAIPFEEEPHKGPHVKSPHNPDEINPKMASDIAYWSKEFGVTGQILHEAIRTHGTHVVKIRAALAKHEVNLT; from the coding sequence ATGTCCGACGAAATCATCGCATCCGCCATTCCCTTCGAAGAAGAGCCCCACAAGGGCCCCCACGTCAAGAGCCCGCACAACCCCGACGAGATCAACCCCAAGATGGCATCCGACATCGCCTATTGGTCCAAGGAGTTCGGCGTCACCGGTCAGATCCTCCACGAGGCCATCCGGACCCACGGCACCCACGTCGTCAAAATCCGCGCCGCCCTCGCCAAACACGAAGTCAACCTCACCTAA